A stretch of Acipenser ruthenus chromosome 1, fAciRut3.2 maternal haplotype, whole genome shotgun sequence DNA encodes these proteins:
- the LOC117421446 gene encoding uncharacterized protein LOC117421446 isoform X1, whose translation MQSQALNQEWLYPQRCTFTSTISSPRYVDVDSGIISLSSTVTYSGGKSPLFVESSSCLTRSGFSQTQPESSMELIFRNSETRKRALEESLKNAQSAIQHQSNKLGQQQTEVLTSEATIDTLLAQQKVLELKTAQIKEMKSKFPSAGKIDILKQSELERRIHYLEQETDNINYRLDQARRKYLTPGSFLLKTENILPTDKYKLSADLICDHETLGSIVKCNEQMMEKENLKRESEHLGGRKEKYSFNINQRQLEENLQRNLEMTGLSLEKDQLYKDKCELHQSVQQLSADLNCAERDKDTLGSTVSSLHAELFQVRCSEQKLEREKLQLESELLGSRKINEDMLHELMSLRQKMCSSEETSVHFENEKRVLTARIKTLETDRQQLISQKDLLLQSLKKSRRENNCDSKQELDRTTSEVQSSEVKECVNCKKLKGELWEVKEQLAIHQQPAQYIMQSCGEAMCTEPKLPAAEKNRVDAEEKTRKLLLQFDEVQKSIEYLASLRLKLELLVEKNKRIISESTDWDEIIKIMKKQKNFLSRMASSQLNLKQMVSESTPLKPESQTCKCIHDPEIQGESHDQKQEQLRTRIKQTKEETENEDSSQRLQETVCRHENQPKTCIAYTENKNNAEGFWGKDTQLQQEKAQELQEVSTLTLSNAIKDIETWRKQNKKNLEHLLDENIYLKKEDQLKVNKITALIIELKNIRKAYTAVLGHCDSPEDTEAINWINRSKLIKNCIDIIKNNDEKLNSLTREKREIQEKVVQGQLFVMREEIAVLKAVIHRKNKSLTALAIMTKLLEEK comes from the exons ATGCAGAGTCAGGCCCTAAATCAG GAATGGCTTTATCCACAAAGATGTACATTTACTAGTACAATTTCAAGTCCTCGGTATGTGGATGTTGACAGTGGAATTATAAG TTTATCCAGCACTGTCACTTACAGTGGAGGAAAAAGCCCTTTGTTTGTGGAGTCATCATCTTGTTTGACCAGGTCTGGATTCTCCCAAACTCAGCCAGAAAGCAGCATGGAGCTTATCTTCCGAAATTCTGAGACCAGGAAACGTGCCCTTGAAGAAAGCCTCAAGAATGCTCAGAGTGCAATACAGCATCAGTCAAACAAACTGGGGCAACAGCAGACAGAAGTCCTCACTAGTGAAGCTACTATTGACACTCTGTTAGCACAGCAAAAg GTATTGGAATTAAAAACCGCCCAGATAAAAGAAATGAAATCTAAATTTCCTTCAGCTGGCAAGATTGACATTTTGAAGCAAAGTGAACTGGAGAGAag AATTCATTATTTGGAGCAAGAAACTGACAACATAAACTACAGATTGGATCAAGCAAGACGAAAATATTTGACCCCAGGTTCTTTTTTGCTCAAAACTGAGAATATACTTCCAACG GATAAATACAAACTGTCTGCAGATCTTATTTGTGACCATGAAACGCTGGGGTCCATAGTCAAGTGCAATGAACAGATGATGGAAAAAGAGAATCTCAAGAGAGAGTCTGAGCACTTAGGTGGCAGAAAA GAGAAATACAGTTTCAACATTAACCAACGTCAACTTGAAGAGAACCTTCAGAGGAATTTAGAGATGACTGGTCTGTCTTTAGAGAAAGATCAGCTTTATAAG GATAAATGTGAACTGCACCAGTCTGTCCAGCAATTGTCTGCAGATCTCAATTGTGCAGAGAGAGACAAGGACACACTGGGGTCCACAGTTTCAAGTCTGCATGCTGAACTTTTTCAAGTCAGGTGCAGTGAACAGAAGTTAGAAAGAGAGAAACTCCAGCTAGAATCTGAGCTCTTAGGAAGCAGAAAA ATCAATGAAGACATGTTACATGAGTTAATGTCGCTACGACAAAAAATGTGTTCTTCTGAGGAGACTAGTGTCCATTTCGAGAACGAGAAGAGGGTTCTTACAGCAAGAATCAAAACTCTGGAGACTGACCGACAACAGCTGATCAGCCAAAAGGACTTGCTTCTACAGTCACTTAAAAAATCAAGAAGAGAAAACAACTGTGACTCAAAGCAAGAACTGGACAG AACAACATCAGAAGTCCAATCTTCAGAGGTAAAAGAATGTGTTAACTGTAAAAAACTGAAGGGAGAACTCTGGGAAGTTAAAGAACAGCTTGCCATTCACCAGCAACCTGCTCAATATATCATGCAAAGTTGTGGGGAAGCCATGTGCACTGAACCAAAGCTGCCAGCTGCTGAGAAGAATCGGGTAGATGCTGAAGAGAAG ACCAGGAAACTTTTACTTCAATTTGATGAGGTACAGAAAAGCATAGAATACTTGGCAAGTCTGAGGCTAAAACTTGAACT GTTAGTggagaaaaataaaagaataatcaGTGAAAGTACGGACTGGGATGAAATAATCAAGATAATGAAAAAACAGAAGAATTTTCTTTCAAGAATG GCTTCTTCACAATTAAATCTGAAGCAGATGGTTTCAGAAAGTACACCACTGAAGCCGGAGAGTCAGACCTG TAAATGTATTCATGACCCTGAAATTCAAGGGGAATCACATGATCAAAAACAAGAACAG CTAAGAACTCGCATTAAACAGACTAAAGAAGAAACAGAAAATGAAGATTCCAGTCAAAG ATTACAGGAAACTGTATGTCGACACGAGAACCAACCAAAAACATGTATTGCATATACCGAGAATAAAAACAACGCTGAAG gcTTTTGGGGAAAAGACACACAGCTACAGCAAGAGAAAGCCCAAGAACTTCAAGAAGTGTCAACGTTAACATTGAGCAATGCAATCAAG GACATTGAAACGTGgagaaaacaaaataagaaaaaccTTGAACACCTTCTCGATGAAAATATCTATCTGAAGAAGGAAGATCAACTTAAAGTCAATAAG ATTACTGCCCTaataattgaactgaaaaatataAGGAAGGCCTACACTGCAGTTTTGGGGCATTGTGACAGCCCTGAAGATACAGAAGCTATAAACTGGATCAACAGATCAAAACTTATAAAG AACTGCATTGacattataaaaaacaatgaCGAGAAACTAAATTCATTAACTCGAGAAAAACGAGAAATTCAAGAGAAAGTTGTGCAAGGACAGCTGTTTGTGATGAGAGAGGAAATAGCAGTTCTGAAGGCTGTCATTCACAGAAAGAATAAATCG ttaACAGCACTGGCAATAATGACAAAACTTCTTGAAGAGAAATGA
- the LOC117421446 gene encoding uncharacterized protein LOC117421446 isoform X3 yields the protein MQSQALNQEWLYPQRCTFTSTISSPRYVDVDSGIISLSSTVTYSGGKSPLFVESSSCLTRSGFSQTQPESSMELIFRNSETRKRALEESLKNAQSAIQHQSNKLGQQQTEVLTSEATIDTLLAQQKVLELKTAQIKEMKSKFPSAGKIDILKQSELERRIHYLEQETDNINYRLDQARRKYLTPGSFLLKTENILPTDKYKLSADLICDHETLGSIVKCNEQMMEKENLKRESEHLGGRKEKYSFNINQRQLEENLQRNLEMTGLSLEKDQLYKDKCELHQSVQQLSADLNCAERDKDTLGSTVSSLHAELFQVRCSEQKLEREKLQLESELLGSRKINEDMLHELMSLRQKMCSSEETSVHFENEKRVLTARIKTLETDRQQLISQKDLLLQSLKKSRRENNCDSKQELDRTTSEVQSSEVKECVNCKKLKGELWEVKEQLAIHQQPAQYIMQSCGEAMCTEPKLPAAEKNRVDAEEKTRKLLLQFDEVQKSIEYLASLRLKLELLVEKNKRIISESTDWDEIIKIMKKQKNFLSRMASSQLNLKQMVSESTPLKPESQTCKCIHDPEIQGESHDQKQEQLRTRIKQTKEETENEDSSQRLQETVCRHENQPKTCIAYTENKNNAEGFWGKDTQLQQEKAQELQEVSTLTLSNAIKDIETWRKQNKKNLEHLLDENIYLKKEDQLKVNKGPVSLVTWQNHFSKGIQLLQ from the exons ATGCAGAGTCAGGCCCTAAATCAG GAATGGCTTTATCCACAAAGATGTACATTTACTAGTACAATTTCAAGTCCTCGGTATGTGGATGTTGACAGTGGAATTATAAG TTTATCCAGCACTGTCACTTACAGTGGAGGAAAAAGCCCTTTGTTTGTGGAGTCATCATCTTGTTTGACCAGGTCTGGATTCTCCCAAACTCAGCCAGAAAGCAGCATGGAGCTTATCTTCCGAAATTCTGAGACCAGGAAACGTGCCCTTGAAGAAAGCCTCAAGAATGCTCAGAGTGCAATACAGCATCAGTCAAACAAACTGGGGCAACAGCAGACAGAAGTCCTCACTAGTGAAGCTACTATTGACACTCTGTTAGCACAGCAAAAg GTATTGGAATTAAAAACCGCCCAGATAAAAGAAATGAAATCTAAATTTCCTTCAGCTGGCAAGATTGACATTTTGAAGCAAAGTGAACTGGAGAGAag AATTCATTATTTGGAGCAAGAAACTGACAACATAAACTACAGATTGGATCAAGCAAGACGAAAATATTTGACCCCAGGTTCTTTTTTGCTCAAAACTGAGAATATACTTCCAACG GATAAATACAAACTGTCTGCAGATCTTATTTGTGACCATGAAACGCTGGGGTCCATAGTCAAGTGCAATGAACAGATGATGGAAAAAGAGAATCTCAAGAGAGAGTCTGAGCACTTAGGTGGCAGAAAA GAGAAATACAGTTTCAACATTAACCAACGTCAACTTGAAGAGAACCTTCAGAGGAATTTAGAGATGACTGGTCTGTCTTTAGAGAAAGATCAGCTTTATAAG GATAAATGTGAACTGCACCAGTCTGTCCAGCAATTGTCTGCAGATCTCAATTGTGCAGAGAGAGACAAGGACACACTGGGGTCCACAGTTTCAAGTCTGCATGCTGAACTTTTTCAAGTCAGGTGCAGTGAACAGAAGTTAGAAAGAGAGAAACTCCAGCTAGAATCTGAGCTCTTAGGAAGCAGAAAA ATCAATGAAGACATGTTACATGAGTTAATGTCGCTACGACAAAAAATGTGTTCTTCTGAGGAGACTAGTGTCCATTTCGAGAACGAGAAGAGGGTTCTTACAGCAAGAATCAAAACTCTGGAGACTGACCGACAACAGCTGATCAGCCAAAAGGACTTGCTTCTACAGTCACTTAAAAAATCAAGAAGAGAAAACAACTGTGACTCAAAGCAAGAACTGGACAG AACAACATCAGAAGTCCAATCTTCAGAGGTAAAAGAATGTGTTAACTGTAAAAAACTGAAGGGAGAACTCTGGGAAGTTAAAGAACAGCTTGCCATTCACCAGCAACCTGCTCAATATATCATGCAAAGTTGTGGGGAAGCCATGTGCACTGAACCAAAGCTGCCAGCTGCTGAGAAGAATCGGGTAGATGCTGAAGAGAAG ACCAGGAAACTTTTACTTCAATTTGATGAGGTACAGAAAAGCATAGAATACTTGGCAAGTCTGAGGCTAAAACTTGAACT GTTAGTggagaaaaataaaagaataatcaGTGAAAGTACGGACTGGGATGAAATAATCAAGATAATGAAAAAACAGAAGAATTTTCTTTCAAGAATG GCTTCTTCACAATTAAATCTGAAGCAGATGGTTTCAGAAAGTACACCACTGAAGCCGGAGAGTCAGACCTG TAAATGTATTCATGACCCTGAAATTCAAGGGGAATCACATGATCAAAAACAAGAACAG CTAAGAACTCGCATTAAACAGACTAAAGAAGAAACAGAAAATGAAGATTCCAGTCAAAG ATTACAGGAAACTGTATGTCGACACGAGAACCAACCAAAAACATGTATTGCATATACCGAGAATAAAAACAACGCTGAAG gcTTTTGGGGAAAAGACACACAGCTACAGCAAGAGAAAGCCCAAGAACTTCAAGAAGTGTCAACGTTAACATTGAGCAATGCAATCAAG GACATTGAAACGTGgagaaaacaaaataagaaaaaccTTGAACACCTTCTCGATGAAAATATCTATCTGAAGAAGGAAGATCAACTTAAAGTCAATAAG GGGCCTGTTTCTCTGGTCACATGGCAAAACCACTTCAGCAAAGGGATCCAATTATTGCAATGA
- the LOC117421446 gene encoding GRIP and coiled-coil domain-containing protein 2-like isoform X2, with the protein MQSQALNQEWLYPQRCTFTSTISSPRYVDVDSGIISLSSTVTYSGGKSPLFVESSSCLTRSGFSQTQPESSMELIFRNSETRKRALEESLKNAQSAIQHQSNKLGQQQTEVLTSEATIDTLLAQQKVLELKTAQIKEMKSKFPSAGKIDILKQSELERRIHYLEQETDNINYRLDQARRKYLTPGSFLLKTENILPTEKYSFNINQRQLEENLQRNLEMTGLSLEKDQLYKDKCELHQSVQQLSADLNCAERDKDTLGSTVSSLHAELFQVRCSEQKLEREKLQLESELLGSRKINEDMLHELMSLRQKMCSSEETSVHFENEKRVLTARIKTLETDRQQLISQKDLLLQSLKKSRRENNCDSKQELDRTTSEVQSSEVKECVNCKKLKGELWEVKEQLAIHQQPAQYIMQSCGEAMCTEPKLPAAEKNRVDAEEKTRKLLLQFDEVQKSIEYLASLRLKLELLVEKNKRIISESTDWDEIIKIMKKQKNFLSRMASSQLNLKQMVSESTPLKPESQTCKCIHDPEIQGESHDQKQEQLRTRIKQTKEETENEDSSQRLQETVCRHENQPKTCIAYTENKNNAEGFWGKDTQLQQEKAQELQEVSTLTLSNAIKDIETWRKQNKKNLEHLLDENIYLKKEDQLKVNKITALIIELKNIRKAYTAVLGHCDSPEDTEAINWINRSKLIKNCIDIIKNNDEKLNSLTREKREIQEKVVQGQLFVMREEIAVLKAVIHRKNKSLTALAIMTKLLEEK; encoded by the exons ATGCAGAGTCAGGCCCTAAATCAG GAATGGCTTTATCCACAAAGATGTACATTTACTAGTACAATTTCAAGTCCTCGGTATGTGGATGTTGACAGTGGAATTATAAG TTTATCCAGCACTGTCACTTACAGTGGAGGAAAAAGCCCTTTGTTTGTGGAGTCATCATCTTGTTTGACCAGGTCTGGATTCTCCCAAACTCAGCCAGAAAGCAGCATGGAGCTTATCTTCCGAAATTCTGAGACCAGGAAACGTGCCCTTGAAGAAAGCCTCAAGAATGCTCAGAGTGCAATACAGCATCAGTCAAACAAACTGGGGCAACAGCAGACAGAAGTCCTCACTAGTGAAGCTACTATTGACACTCTGTTAGCACAGCAAAAg GTATTGGAATTAAAAACCGCCCAGATAAAAGAAATGAAATCTAAATTTCCTTCAGCTGGCAAGATTGACATTTTGAAGCAAAGTGAACTGGAGAGAag AATTCATTATTTGGAGCAAGAAACTGACAACATAAACTACAGATTGGATCAAGCAAGACGAAAATATTTGACCCCAGGTTCTTTTTTGCTCAAAACTGAGAATATACTTCCAACG GAGAAATACAGTTTCAACATTAACCAACGTCAACTTGAAGAGAACCTTCAGAGGAATTTAGAGATGACTGGTCTGTCTTTAGAGAAAGATCAGCTTTATAAG GATAAATGTGAACTGCACCAGTCTGTCCAGCAATTGTCTGCAGATCTCAATTGTGCAGAGAGAGACAAGGACACACTGGGGTCCACAGTTTCAAGTCTGCATGCTGAACTTTTTCAAGTCAGGTGCAGTGAACAGAAGTTAGAAAGAGAGAAACTCCAGCTAGAATCTGAGCTCTTAGGAAGCAGAAAA ATCAATGAAGACATGTTACATGAGTTAATGTCGCTACGACAAAAAATGTGTTCTTCTGAGGAGACTAGTGTCCATTTCGAGAACGAGAAGAGGGTTCTTACAGCAAGAATCAAAACTCTGGAGACTGACCGACAACAGCTGATCAGCCAAAAGGACTTGCTTCTACAGTCACTTAAAAAATCAAGAAGAGAAAACAACTGTGACTCAAAGCAAGAACTGGACAG AACAACATCAGAAGTCCAATCTTCAGAGGTAAAAGAATGTGTTAACTGTAAAAAACTGAAGGGAGAACTCTGGGAAGTTAAAGAACAGCTTGCCATTCACCAGCAACCTGCTCAATATATCATGCAAAGTTGTGGGGAAGCCATGTGCACTGAACCAAAGCTGCCAGCTGCTGAGAAGAATCGGGTAGATGCTGAAGAGAAG ACCAGGAAACTTTTACTTCAATTTGATGAGGTACAGAAAAGCATAGAATACTTGGCAAGTCTGAGGCTAAAACTTGAACT GTTAGTggagaaaaataaaagaataatcaGTGAAAGTACGGACTGGGATGAAATAATCAAGATAATGAAAAAACAGAAGAATTTTCTTTCAAGAATG GCTTCTTCACAATTAAATCTGAAGCAGATGGTTTCAGAAAGTACACCACTGAAGCCGGAGAGTCAGACCTG TAAATGTATTCATGACCCTGAAATTCAAGGGGAATCACATGATCAAAAACAAGAACAG CTAAGAACTCGCATTAAACAGACTAAAGAAGAAACAGAAAATGAAGATTCCAGTCAAAG ATTACAGGAAACTGTATGTCGACACGAGAACCAACCAAAAACATGTATTGCATATACCGAGAATAAAAACAACGCTGAAG gcTTTTGGGGAAAAGACACACAGCTACAGCAAGAGAAAGCCCAAGAACTTCAAGAAGTGTCAACGTTAACATTGAGCAATGCAATCAAG GACATTGAAACGTGgagaaaacaaaataagaaaaaccTTGAACACCTTCTCGATGAAAATATCTATCTGAAGAAGGAAGATCAACTTAAAGTCAATAAG ATTACTGCCCTaataattgaactgaaaaatataAGGAAGGCCTACACTGCAGTTTTGGGGCATTGTGACAGCCCTGAAGATACAGAAGCTATAAACTGGATCAACAGATCAAAACTTATAAAG AACTGCATTGacattataaaaaacaatgaCGAGAAACTAAATTCATTAACTCGAGAAAAACGAGAAATTCAAGAGAAAGTTGTGCAAGGACAGCTGTTTGTGATGAGAGAGGAAATAGCAGTTCTGAAGGCTGTCATTCACAGAAAGAATAAATCG ttaACAGCACTGGCAATAATGACAAAACTTCTTGAAGAGAAATGA